A region of the Pseudoprevotella muciniphila genome:
GCCCGGTATGACCGGCTTACCCATCACCATCTGTCCCTCGCTGAAACGCGCTGTGCTGCTTATCATCGCGAAGAGGTCGCAGTAGTACTTCTTCTCGTCGTCCGGTTTCTTCTTCTCCTCATCGAACTGCAGTTTTCCGCTGTCTTTGACGAACTGCGCGATGTACTTATTGATGCTCTTATCCTTGCTCCTGGGGTTCTGGAGGCTCCAGACGAAGAGGTTGTGGCGGGCGCGCGTAACAGCCACGTAGAACGTGTTGAGGGCATCCACGCGTGCCTGGAAGTTCTCTTCGCGGTAGGCATTGCAGAACACGGAGTTGTCGAGTTCCATCGCCGCTTTCACGGGGAGCAGCGGGAAGGTGCTGAACGGCGCGGGCAGGTCCTTGGTGTCGATCCAGAGGGTGTCCTTGTCGTTCACTGTAACGGGCCAGTTGCAGTAAGGCAGGAACACGGTGTCGAAGGCGAGACCCTTCGACTTGTGTATCGTCATAATCTCTATGCCGTCGCCCGTGCCGGAGGAGATGGACTTGCCCTCGATGGTATCGTCGAGGTACGTGAGGTAGGCGTAGAGGTCGCCGCCGGTGTCGCTCATGTAGGCGATGACGTCGTCGAGGAAGGCGTAGATGTAGGGTGCCTGTCCGTCCATCTCGTTGATGCGGAAGAGGCTGATGAGGCGTTCGCAGCATTCGTAGAGGGGGATGTGGCGCAGCATGTCGAGGCTGTCGAGGTAGCCCTCGGGCAGGTAGTCCTTCAGCGCGCGTATGCCGTCGGTCTTTATGTTCTGGAGCACCGCTTCGTCGAAGTCGGTCTTGTGGTACTTCCTGCTGTACTGCTCTGCCACGTAGGAGCACGCCACACTGTTCCGCTCCTCGCAGAGCAGGCGGAGGAGCGCACGCAGCAGTTCCACGGCGGGCGAGGCGGCGAGGGTGTAGGCTTCGTTCGAGATCATCTTCACGTCGCTGTGGTGCGCGGCGAAGTATTTCAGCACCGCCTGCCCCTGCTTGTTGGTACGCACGAGCACTGCCATGCCCTTGTAGCGATGCCCCTGAACATGGAGCGTCCTGATCTGCCGCGCCATGTCTTCGAGCATCTCTTCCTCGGCATTGCTGCCCATGCCGTCGGGGCTGTCGGGTTTTTCTGTGCCGAAATGCCAGCAGTCCTTGTCATCGGTTACTGCCACACTGACGTAGCCGCCCTTCTTGGGCTTGCACTCCTGCTCCACTTCGTGATACACTTTGTCGCTGATTGCGCCCGGGTGTGCACCTTCGTCGAGTTTGTCGAACTGCTTGGCGAGGTACTCCGACATGACGTAGTTGAAGCGCACGATGTTGTCGCGGCTGCGGAAGTTGGTTTTCAGCGTTTCGGGAACTACTTGTATGTTCCGGCAGACCTCGCCTTTTATGTTCGCCAGTATGCCCCAGTCGCCGTTGCGCCAGCGGTAGATGCTCTGCTTCACGTCGCCCACGAGGAGGCTGTCCTTGTCGTTGCTCGCACTCTCGATGAGAAGTTTCTTGAAGTTCTCCCACTGCAGGCGCGAAGTGTCCTGAAACTCGTCTATCATCACGTGGTCGTAGCGCACGCCCGCCTTCTCGAAGACGAACGATGCCTCGCTGCCGGCATGGAGACGGTCGAAGAGGAGCGGTGTGCGGCTGAGCATGATGCGGTTGTTCTCGCGGTTGATGGCTTCCACGTTGGCATTGATGGCGTTGAGCAGTCCGAGTGCCTTGAGGTGGCGCAGCACAGCGTTGGCACTGTTGTATGCCACGACATTCGCCTGATACACGTTGTACACGTTCCGCAGCACCTCGTGCACGCTCATGGCGAGTGTTACCATTTCGTCATTGTTCAGGTCGCCCTTCTTCAGCAGCACCTGCGGCACATCGTCGCCCGTTGCCTCTGCGCATTTCCTGAACGAGTCGGAAAATGCCGTCTTGATATTGCCATCAGGGTTCTCCGCCAGGTTGCGGCAGCGTGCAAAGTAGTTTCTCTGTCCGTTTGACATCTTGGCGATGTCCGCCTCGCGTGCCACAGCCGCGTCTGCCGCGTCTTTTATGGCTTTCTTGGCGCCATCACGCATCTTTCGCAGCACATCTTCCAGGCGGTGCCCCTTCTGCCGGCGTTTGTCGTCCTCGATGGCTTTGGTGATGTCGTCGCTGTAGCGCATATACACCTCCTTGCTGAGGTTTCGGGCGAAGTCGTTGAGGTCGCGCGTTACGTTCCAGTCCTTGTTGTCCGCCATCTTCTCGCGCATCATCTCCTCCACGGCGGTCTTCACATCTTTTTCCGCCATTCCGTCGTTGATGCCCTGCAGGAGGTCGTCCACCGCCTGCGCTATGACGCGCTTGTCGTCGATATCTACGGCATAGTTGGCGGTCTGCCCCAGTTCGCGCGCCACGTATTGCAGCGTACTCTGCAGGAAGGCGTCGATGGTCTGCACAGAGAAGCGCTCGTAGTTGTGGAGGATGTAGCCCAGTGCGGCGCGCGCCCTCTGGCGCAGTTTGTCGTCGGACACGTTGCCGCCCGTAAGTTTCTTCACCTTGTCGAAGAACGACTGCCTGTCCTTGTCGGCAGGGTCGTTGATATAGCCTATATCGTAGAGGTGTTGCAGGATACGCGTTTTCATCTCTGCGGTGGCTTTGTTGGTGAACGTTACCGCGAGGATATGGTTGGCGGCATCGGGGTCGCCGCTTATCAGTTTGCTGATGTATTCTGCCGAGAGCGTGAAAGTCTTTCCGCTTCCCGCTGAGGCGCTGTAAACTGTCAGTTTGGACATTTGTTTTTCTTTTTTTCATTTGTTGGCAGGTAAAAGTCTCTGCTCGGTTTTCGCAAGTGATTATTTATCAAGTTATCAAGAATTTGAGAATTACTTTTCTCTTTACAACCAACTTCTTCTGTCCATACCGTTTCAGATAATTAGTAGTGAAATAATTCTTTAATTCTATAATTCTTGAAAATTAAACAATCTTAAAGTTCCTTAGCGTCTTCTGTGTCTTCTGCGTCTTCTTGGTAATAGTTTTCGCAAATATAGGTTTTTTCTTTCAGAAATTCGACATCTGCGGCGTTTTTCTTCTTTTCGGAGTTCATTTTCCTGCCGGAGTTCTTCTATAGAGAGCCGTTTTTCTTCGTCGCTTGTTACTCTGCAGAAGACGACGGACGTTCTGTCGGCTGATCTCAGGTGGGCAGCGCAGGCGGGGAAGAGGGGGCAGACGTCGTGGCACCTGTGGTAGGCCCGCAGGGAACAGATGTCGCAGGGCGAGTTTGCAGTGGAGAGTTGACTGTTGATCGTGGAGAGGTGAGAGTTGGGGCCTGTCGTATTGGCGCTCATGATGTCTGCCATGGCTTCGGTGGCTTCTCTTACGAGGAATGGACCGACGGGTGTGTAGGCGATGCAGCCGGTGGGTGTGTGGGTGAGTATGCGGTTCATCTCTTCTGCCGGTGGCAGGTTTCTGCCGCTGCGCAGGTCTCTCACGCTGAATGTCATGATGACGATGGCGGCTGGATTGGGGTTGTAGTTTTGGTTTTTCATTGGTTTTTGGTTTTTTCAGATTGCTTTTTTATAGCTGTTATAGAAGTTATAGAAGTTATAGTTTCTATAGTTTCGTATTTTCTATAGCTTCTATAGTTTCTATCATTCCGTTTCTTCTCTCTCTTCCGGCGGCAGCAGGAGTTGCTGTGCCTCCTTGTCGCCGGCTTGTGCGCGTGCCCTGAGTTGCCGGTAGTCTTCGTAGGTTACATAGTGCTTTTTGGCTTCTTCGGCGGCCTCCTGCTGTTTTTTCCGTCGATCTTCCTCGAGGTCTTTTCCCCATACGAGCATTTTGGGTTGTTCGTGCTGGTTGTCGTAATAGCCTTCGAGCACCTTGACGAAGTTGTCGCGGTAGAGGAGCCAGTCGAAGCCGAGGTGGCGGCCGAATTTGTTCTTGTCGTTGATAAAGTCGCTTTTAGCCGCTTTCTCGAGCACCTGACAGATGATGGGCTTGCCGAACTGACGTGCTATGAGGCAGAGTTTGTCGTAGCGCGGTCCGCTGATGGCCTGTATGGTGTATGCGCGGTGGTGGCGCGCCTGTATGGCGTTGAAGTAGATTCTGAACT
Encoded here:
- a CDS encoding UvrD-helicase domain-containing protein, with amino-acid sequence MSKLTVYSASAGSGKTFTLSAEYISKLISGDPDAANHILAVTFTNKATAEMKTRILQHLYDIGYINDPADKDRQSFFDKVKKLTGGNVSDDKLRQRARAALGYILHNYERFSVQTIDAFLQSTLQYVARELGQTANYAVDIDDKRVIAQAVDDLLQGINDGMAEKDVKTAVEEMMREKMADNKDWNVTRDLNDFARNLSKEVYMRYSDDITKAIEDDKRRQKGHRLEDVLRKMRDGAKKAIKDAADAAVAREADIAKMSNGQRNYFARCRNLAENPDGNIKTAFSDSFRKCAEATGDDVPQVLLKKGDLNNDEMVTLAMSVHEVLRNVYNVYQANVVAYNSANAVLRHLKALGLLNAINANVEAINRENNRIMLSRTPLLFDRLHAGSEASFVFEKAGVRYDHVMIDEFQDTSRLQWENFKKLLIESASNDKDSLLVGDVKQSIYRWRNGDWGILANIKGEVCRNIQVVPETLKTNFRSRDNIVRFNYVMSEYLAKQFDKLDEGAHPGAISDKVYHEVEQECKPKKGGYVSVAVTDDKDCWHFGTEKPDSPDGMGSNAEEEMLEDMARQIRTLHVQGHRYKGMAVLVRTNKQGQAVLKYFAAHHSDVKMISNEAYTLAASPAVELLRALLRLLCEERNSVACSYVAEQYSRKYHKTDFDEAVLQNIKTDGIRALKDYLPEGYLDSLDMLRHIPLYECCERLISLFRINEMDGQAPYIYAFLDDVIAYMSDTGGDLYAYLTYLDDTIEGKSISSGTGDGIEIMTIHKSKGLAFDTVFLPYCNWPVTVNDKDTLWIDTKDLPAPFSTFPLLPVKAAMELDNSVFCNAYREENFQARVDALNTFYVAVTRARHNLFVWSLQNPRSKDKSINKYIAQFVKDSGKLQFDEEKKKPDDEKKYYCDLFAMISSTARFSEGQMVMGKPVIPGEKAEKEEKAGPQNPLDFREEPLAVAFETIDARMSFRQSNESQRFLSDGEDAAGAIQDGYIDRGKLLHAVFAGIYTAADVAASVDALRREGLIASKKDADEIAAFVGKRISEGQPAEWFDGTWTIFNESAILQRTDGSTLRQRRPDRVMTKQGRTVVVDFKFGKQRLEYENQVKEYMDLLRSLGHRDVQGYLWYVYKGEVLEVE